One part of the Streptomyces ferrugineus genome encodes these proteins:
- a CDS encoding BMP family lipoprotein, with the protein MRRTSKLTRVAVGVASIALAATACGGTSSENGGGSDGGGDTKGLAIAYDIGGKGDQSFNDAAYAGLQKAQKEFNYKTADIEPTEGETDADKEQRLASLAKQGYNPVIGVGFAYGPAMEAVAKKYPKTTFGIVDSVVEGDNVASLVFAEEQASYLAGVAAAKATKTNTVGFVGGVDIPLIHKFEAGYKQGVQDTSGGKVKVVSQYLTQTAEEGGFSSPDKGKAAAEGQIEKKADVLYQAAGLSGQGVIEAAAKAKVWAIGVDSDQYEQAALSAYKNYILTSALKDVGGAVYTLAKSVEDGKPLTGTQTFDLKVNGVGLSESNPEFAKIAGLSDAVAKAKEGIIDGSIKVKTE; encoded by the coding sequence ATGCGTCGGACATCCAAACTGACCCGTGTCGCGGTGGGGGTCGCGTCGATCGCGCTCGCTGCCACGGCGTGCGGTGGCACCAGCAGCGAAAACGGCGGCGGCAGCGACGGCGGCGGCGACACCAAGGGTCTCGCCATCGCGTACGACATCGGCGGCAAGGGCGACCAGTCCTTCAACGACGCCGCGTACGCCGGTCTGCAGAAGGCCCAGAAGGAGTTCAACTACAAGACGGCCGACATCGAGCCCACCGAGGGCGAGACGGACGCCGACAAGGAGCAGCGGCTGGCGTCGCTGGCCAAGCAGGGCTACAACCCGGTGATCGGCGTCGGCTTCGCCTACGGTCCCGCGATGGAGGCCGTGGCCAAGAAGTACCCGAAGACCACCTTCGGCATCGTCGACTCGGTCGTCGAGGGCGACAACGTCGCCTCCCTCGTCTTCGCCGAGGAGCAGGCCTCGTACCTCGCCGGTGTCGCGGCGGCCAAGGCCACCAAGACCAACACGGTCGGCTTCGTGGGCGGTGTGGACATCCCGCTGATCCACAAGTTCGAGGCCGGCTACAAGCAGGGCGTCCAGGACACCAGCGGCGGCAAGGTCAAGGTCGTCTCGCAGTACCTGACCCAGACCGCGGAGGAGGGCGGCTTCTCCAGCCCCGACAAGGGCAAGGCCGCCGCCGAGGGCCAGATCGAGAAGAAGGCCGACGTCCTCTACCAGGCGGCCGGTCTGTCCGGCCAGGGCGTGATCGAGGCGGCCGCCAAGGCCAAGGTCTGGGCGATCGGCGTCGACTCCGACCAGTACGAGCAGGCCGCCCTGTCGGCGTACAAGAACTACATCCTCACCTCCGCCCTCAAGGACGTCGGCGGCGCGGTCTACACGCTGGCCAAGTCCGTGGAGGACGGCAAGCCGCTGACCGGCACCCAGACCTTCGACCTGAAGGTCAACGGCGTCGGCCTGTCCGAGTCCAACCCGGAGTTCGCGAAGATCGCGGGTCTCTCGGACGCCGTGGCGAAGGCCAAGGAAGGCATCATCGACGGCTCCATCAAGGTCAAGACCGAGTAG
- a CDS encoding cytidine deaminase, with the protein MSRAYAPYSGYPVGVAALVDDGRTITGCNVENASYGLSLCAECGLVSELQNTGGGRLTHFACVDRDGEPLVPCGRCRQLLHEFGGPDLLLQTPAGILPLSQMLPQAFGPDHLSK; encoded by the coding sequence ATGTCCCGCGCGTACGCCCCGTACTCCGGCTACCCGGTCGGCGTCGCGGCCCTGGTGGACGACGGCCGCACGATCACCGGCTGCAACGTCGAGAACGCCTCCTACGGCCTCTCCCTGTGCGCCGAGTGCGGACTGGTATCGGAGCTGCAGAACACGGGGGGCGGCCGGCTGACCCACTTCGCGTGCGTGGACCGCGACGGCGAACCCCTGGTCCCGTGTGGGCGCTGCCGCCAGCTGCTCCACGAGTTCGGCGGCCCGGACCTGCTGCTTCAGACCCCGGCGGGGATCCTGCCGCTGTCTCAGATGCTGCCCCAGGCGTTCGGCCCGGACCACCTCAGCAAGTAA
- a CDS encoding ABC transporter ATP-binding protein produces the protein MTAVELAGITKRFPGVVANHDIHLTVRKGTVHALVGENGAGKSTLMKILYGMQKPDEGTIAIDGEQVSFSSPADAIARGIGMVHQHFMLADNLTVLENVVLGSEQLYGIGAKARRKIKEISDRYGLGVQPDRLVEELGVAARQRVEILKVLYRGATTLILDEPTAVLVPQEVDALFDNLRELKAEGLSVIFISHKLGEVLSVADEITVIRRGTTVGTAVPAETTAKQLAEMMVGSELPTPETAESTVTDRPVITVDKLRLEALGGKALLDDITFTIHAGEVLGIAGVEGNGQTELVDALIGLRHADSGTITMIDQEITGWTTRKRREQGIGYIPEDRHRHGLLLEAPLWENRILGHVTEEPLAKGIWLDPKAARDDTRRIVEAYDVRTPGIDVTAASLSGGNQQKLIVGREMSHTPRFLIAAHPTRGVDVGAQAAIWDHIREARREGLAVLLISADLDELIGLSDTLRVIYNGKLVADADPATVTPEELGSAMTGAASGHLEHEETSEPGEDEAR, from the coding sequence GTGACCGCCGTCGAGCTCGCCGGAATCACCAAGCGTTTCCCGGGCGTCGTGGCCAACCACGACATCCACCTCACCGTCCGCAAGGGCACCGTCCACGCCCTCGTCGGCGAGAACGGCGCCGGCAAGTCGACGCTGATGAAGATCCTCTACGGCATGCAGAAGCCGGACGAGGGCACCATCGCGATCGACGGCGAGCAGGTCTCCTTCTCGTCGCCGGCCGACGCCATCGCCCGCGGCATCGGCATGGTCCACCAGCACTTCATGCTCGCGGACAACCTCACCGTCCTCGAGAACGTGGTGCTCGGCAGCGAGCAGCTCTACGGCATCGGCGCCAAGGCCCGCCGGAAGATCAAGGAGATCTCCGACCGCTACGGCCTCGGCGTGCAGCCCGACCGGCTGGTCGAGGAGCTCGGCGTCGCCGCCCGCCAGCGCGTGGAGATCCTCAAGGTCCTCTACCGCGGCGCCACCACGCTGATCCTCGACGAGCCGACCGCCGTGCTCGTCCCGCAGGAGGTCGACGCCCTCTTCGACAACCTGCGCGAGCTCAAGGCCGAGGGCCTGTCGGTCATCTTCATCTCCCACAAGCTGGGCGAGGTGCTCTCCGTCGCCGACGAGATCACCGTCATCCGCCGCGGCACCACGGTCGGAACCGCGGTCCCCGCCGAGACCACCGCGAAGCAGCTCGCCGAGATGATGGTCGGCAGCGAGCTGCCCACGCCGGAGACCGCCGAGTCCACGGTCACCGACCGACCGGTCATCACCGTCGACAAGCTGCGCCTGGAGGCGCTGGGCGGCAAGGCCCTCCTGGACGACATCACCTTCACCATCCACGCGGGCGAGGTCCTGGGCATCGCCGGCGTCGAGGGCAACGGCCAGACCGAGCTGGTCGACGCGCTCATCGGCCTCAGGCACGCCGACTCCGGCACGATCACCATGATCGACCAGGAGATCACCGGCTGGACCACCCGCAAGCGCCGCGAGCAGGGCATCGGCTACATCCCCGAGGACCGCCACCGCCACGGCCTGCTCCTGGAGGCCCCCCTCTGGGAGAACCGCATCCTCGGCCATGTCACCGAGGAGCCCCTGGCCAAGGGCATCTGGCTGGACCCGAAGGCCGCGCGGGACGACACCCGCCGCATCGTCGAGGCGTACGACGTCCGCACGCCCGGCATCGACGTCACCGCCGCCTCCCTGTCCGGCGGCAACCAGCAGAAGCTGATCGTCGGCCGCGAGATGAGCCACACGCCACGCTTCCTGATCGCCGCCCACCCCACCCGCGGTGTGGACGTCGGCGCGCAGGCCGCGATCTGGGACCACATCCGCGAGGCCCGCCGCGAGGGCCTGGCCGTGCTGCTGATCTCCGCCGACCTGGACGAGCTGATCGGCCTGTCCGACACCCTCCGCGTGATCTACAACGGCAAGCTGGTCGCGGACGCCGACCCGGCCACCGTCACACCGGAGGAGCTCGGCTCGGCGATGACGGGTGCCGCCTCCGGCCACCTGGAGCACGAAGAAACCTCTGAGCCCGGCGAAGACGAGGCCCGCTGA
- a CDS encoding BMP family lipoprotein — protein MRRISRITVAGAATASLALALSACGGTSTEASSDSKGGDKGLAIAYDVGGKGDQSFNDAAFAGLEQAKKEFGYKTADVEPTEGETDADKEQRLASLAKQGYNPVIGVGYAYAAAVKGAAQKFPDTTFGIVDDSTVESKNVADLVFSEEEASYLAGVAAAKSTKTNTVGFVGGVDIPLIHKFQAGFEQGVKDTNPKAKVLTQYLTQTAEEGGFSSPDKGKSAAEGQIEKKADVVYAAAGLSGQGVIEAAAANKVWAIGVDSDQYNQEALAKYKDSILTSAMKDVAKAVYNLAKSVEDGKPETGIVRGDLKTGEVSLSNSNPKFADNAEVQEAIKTAKEKIISGEIKVATS, from the coding sequence ATGCGCCGGATTTCCCGGATCACGGTCGCAGGCGCAGCGACCGCCTCTCTGGCCCTCGCCCTCTCCGCCTGCGGCGGCACCTCGACCGAGGCCTCGTCGGACTCGAAGGGGGGCGACAAGGGGCTCGCCATCGCGTACGACGTCGGCGGAAAGGGTGACCAGTCCTTCAACGACGCCGCGTTCGCGGGCCTGGAGCAGGCGAAGAAGGAGTTCGGGTACAAGACCGCCGACGTCGAGCCCACCGAGGGCGAGACGGACGCCGACAAGGAGCAGCGCCTGGCCTCGCTGGCCAAGCAGGGCTACAACCCGGTGATCGGCGTCGGCTACGCGTACGCCGCCGCCGTGAAGGGCGCCGCTCAGAAGTTCCCCGACACCACCTTCGGCATCGTCGACGACTCCACCGTCGAGTCGAAGAACGTCGCCGACCTGGTCTTCTCCGAGGAGGAGGCCTCGTACCTGGCCGGCGTCGCCGCCGCCAAGAGCACCAAGACGAACACGGTCGGCTTCGTGGGCGGTGTGGACATTCCGCTGATCCACAAGTTCCAGGCCGGCTTCGAGCAGGGCGTCAAGGACACCAACCCCAAGGCCAAGGTCCTCACCCAGTACCTCACGCAGACCGCGGAGGAGGGTGGCTTCTCCAGCCCGGACAAGGGCAAGTCGGCCGCCGAGGGCCAGATCGAGAAGAAGGCCGACGTCGTCTACGCCGCCGCCGGTCTGTCCGGCCAGGGCGTCATCGAGGCCGCCGCCGCCAACAAGGTGTGGGCCATCGGAGTCGACTCCGACCAGTACAACCAGGAAGCCCTGGCCAAGTACAAGGACTCCATCCTGACCTCGGCGATGAAGGACGTCGCCAAGGCGGTGTACAACCTGGCGAAGTCGGTCGAGGACGGCAAGCCCGAGACCGGTATCGTTCGTGGCGATCTGAAGACCGGCGAGGTGAGCCTGTCGAACTCCAACCCGAAGTTCGCGGACAACGCCGAGGTCCAGGAAGCCATCAAGACGGCCAAGGAGAAGATCATCAGCGGCGAGATCAAGGTCGCGACCAGCTGA
- a CDS encoding ABC transporter permease, whose product MTAPTSATDVNQPTLQPAAPTGRRLSWPVLLLVIAGALALTSIVRIITGADGITNVSQMSTALQLAVPIGLAGLGGLWAERAGVINIGLEGMMILGTWFGAWAGFQWGPWTGVVVGIIGGCIGGILHAIATITFRVNHIVSGVAINILALGITRYLAPLAFEGHAGGSAKQSPAVDSLGHFTVPGLSDGLRDLNNQGWFFISDIAGLLGGLVTDVSWLTLIAIALIPGTWWILWRTAFGLRLRSCGENPVAAESLGVNVYKYKYLAVIISGGLAGLGGVFLSIVANPFYLEGQVSGRGYIGLAAMIFGNWMPGGLALGAGLFGYTDSLNLRGGSTNVHALLLLGALLLIIGAIWLVIRKKYAPAMITAVVGALVFAWYATTNEVPNQVVSATPYVITLIVLTLSAQRLRMPKANGLPYRKGQGK is encoded by the coding sequence ATGACCGCCCCGACCTCGGCGACCGACGTCAACCAGCCCACGCTGCAGCCCGCGGCACCGACCGGCCGCCGCCTCTCGTGGCCCGTCCTGCTGCTGGTCATCGCCGGAGCCCTGGCGCTGACCTCGATCGTCCGCATCATCACCGGCGCCGACGGCATCACCAACGTCAGCCAGATGTCCACCGCGCTCCAGCTCGCCGTGCCGATCGGCCTCGCCGGTCTGGGCGGTCTGTGGGCCGAGCGGGCGGGCGTCATCAACATCGGCCTCGAGGGCATGATGATCCTCGGCACCTGGTTCGGTGCCTGGGCCGGCTTCCAGTGGGGACCGTGGACCGGTGTCGTCGTCGGCATCATCGGCGGCTGCATCGGCGGCATCCTGCACGCCATCGCCACCATCACCTTCAGGGTCAACCACATCGTCTCCGGTGTGGCGATCAACATCCTCGCCCTCGGCATCACCCGCTACCTCGCGCCCCTCGCCTTCGAGGGCCACGCGGGCGGCTCCGCCAAGCAGTCCCCGGCCGTCGACTCCCTCGGCCACTTCACGGTCCCCGGCCTGTCCGACGGGCTGCGGGACCTGAACAACCAGGGCTGGTTCTTCATCTCGGACATCGCCGGCCTGCTCGGCGGTCTGGTCACCGACGTCTCCTGGCTGACCCTGATCGCGATCGCCCTGATCCCGGGCACCTGGTGGATCCTGTGGCGCACCGCCTTCGGTCTGCGCCTGCGCTCCTGCGGTGAGAACCCGGTGGCGGCCGAGTCCCTCGGCGTGAACGTCTACAAGTACAAGTACCTCGCCGTGATCATCTCCGGCGGCCTGGCCGGCCTCGGCGGCGTCTTCCTGTCCATCGTCGCCAACCCCTTCTATCTGGAGGGCCAGGTCAGCGGCCGCGGCTACATCGGCCTCGCCGCGATGATCTTCGGCAACTGGATGCCGGGCGGCCTCGCCCTGGGCGCCGGGCTCTTCGGCTACACCGACAGCCTCAACCTGCGCGGCGGCTCCACGAACGTCCACGCGCTGCTGCTGCTCGGCGCGCTCCTGCTGATCATCGGCGCGATCTGGCTCGTGATCCGCAAGAAGTACGCCCCGGCGATGATCACCGCGGTGGTCGGCGCCCTGGTGTTCGCCTGGTACGCCACCACCAACGAGGTGCCCAACCAGGTCGTCTCCGCCACGCCGTACGTCATCACCCTCATCGTCCTCACACTGTCCGCGCAGCGCCTGCGGATGCCGAAGGCGAACGGCCTGCCGTACCGGAAGGGTCAGGGCAAGTGA
- a CDS encoding M20 family metallopeptidase translates to MSPESEADQPGEAVLPGTLPEALRAELVEFRRDLHMHPELGNQEFRTTAAIKARLEKAGLRPRVLALGTGLICDIGEWDGGRPMLALRADIDALPIPDTKSECPYRSTVPDRAHACGHDVHTTVVLGAGLVLAELHRRGQLPRPVRLVFQPAEEVLPGGAADVVECGVLEGVGRILAVHCDPRVDAGKIGLREGAITSACDRLEISLDGPGGHTARPHLTTDLVTAAARVVTDVPALVARRADARSGLAVTWGRIDSGHAPNVIPQHAELSGTVRCLDLDTWRQAPDLVVAAIDEIANLHRAKSEINYVRGVPPVVNDPAATELLREAMAARCGADSVEGTEQSLGGEDFSWYLEHVPGAMARLGVRAPDDRIVRDLHQGDFDVDESAITVGVEMFTAAALIDAAD, encoded by the coding sequence ATGTCCCCAGAGTCCGAAGCCGATCAACCCGGGGAAGCGGTCCTTCCCGGCACCCTGCCGGAGGCGCTCCGTGCCGAACTCGTGGAGTTCCGGCGCGACTTGCACATGCACCCCGAGCTCGGCAACCAGGAGTTCCGCACGACCGCCGCGATCAAGGCCCGGCTGGAGAAGGCCGGCCTGAGGCCCCGCGTGCTCGCCCTCGGAACCGGGCTCATCTGCGACATCGGGGAGTGGGACGGCGGGCGCCCCATGCTCGCCCTGCGCGCCGACATCGACGCCCTGCCCATCCCGGACACGAAGAGTGAGTGCCCGTACCGCTCGACCGTGCCCGACCGGGCGCACGCGTGCGGTCACGATGTGCATACGACCGTGGTGCTGGGGGCCGGCCTCGTCCTGGCCGAGCTGCACCGGCGCGGGCAGCTGCCCCGACCCGTCCGGCTGGTCTTCCAGCCCGCCGAGGAGGTGCTCCCCGGAGGCGCCGCCGACGTCGTCGAGTGCGGGGTGCTGGAGGGCGTGGGGCGGATCCTCGCCGTGCACTGCGACCCCAGGGTGGACGCCGGGAAGATCGGCCTGCGGGAGGGCGCCATCACCTCCGCCTGCGACCGGCTCGAAATCTCCCTCGACGGGCCGGGTGGGCACACCGCACGCCCCCACCTCACGACCGACCTCGTCACCGCCGCCGCCCGCGTCGTCACCGATGTGCCCGCGCTGGTCGCCCGGCGTGCCGACGCCCGCAGCGGGCTCGCGGTGACCTGGGGCCGCATCGACTCCGGCCACGCGCCCAACGTCATCCCGCAGCACGCCGAGCTGTCCGGGACCGTGCGCTGCCTCGACCTCGACACCTGGCGGCAGGCGCCGGACCTCGTCGTCGCCGCGATCGACGAGATCGCCAACCTGCACCGCGCCAAGTCGGAGATCAACTACGTCCGGGGCGTCCCGCCCGTCGTCAACGACCCGGCCGCGACCGAACTGCTGCGCGAGGCCATGGCCGCCCGCTGCGGCGCCGACTCCGTCGAGGGCACCGAGCAGAGCCTCGGCGGCGAGGACTTCTCCTGGTACCTGGAGCATGTGCCCGGCGCCATGGCCCGGCTCGGGGTGCGTGCGCCGGACGACCGGATCGTGCGTGACCTGCACCAGGGCGACTTCGATGTCGACGAGTCCGCCATCACGGTGGGCGTGGAGATGTTCACGGCGGCCGCGCTGATCGACGCCGCGGACTAG
- a CDS encoding GNAT family N-acetyltransferase, translated as MIDTQISIRPARTEEAHALAALHTRTRTAYYTAGGLPAQELAGAERISGYWQRAVDEGRAQVAAASGGRVVGFLMAGSPKFDDIAAASVRELQQIGVDPTGWGRGVGGLLHAAFVRRLRADGLTEGVVECWEANARAQAFYARQGWRPDGSRRPGPLGRDYVRLRLTIPC; from the coding sequence GTGATCGATACGCAGATCAGCATCCGGCCGGCCCGCACCGAGGAGGCCCACGCCCTGGCCGCGCTCCACACCCGTACCCGTACGGCGTACTACACGGCGGGCGGGTTGCCCGCGCAGGAGCTGGCCGGTGCGGAACGCATCAGCGGCTACTGGCAGCGCGCGGTCGACGAAGGCCGTGCGCAGGTGGCCGCCGCGTCCGGGGGCCGCGTCGTCGGCTTCCTCATGGCAGGGTCGCCGAAGTTCGACGACATCGCCGCCGCGTCGGTGCGTGAGCTCCAGCAGATCGGCGTCGACCCGACGGGCTGGGGGCGCGGCGTCGGCGGTCTGCTGCACGCGGCGTTCGTGCGGCGGCTGCGGGCGGACGGGCTCACCGAGGGCGTGGTGGAGTGCTGGGAGGCCAACGCGCGGGCGCAGGCGTTCTACGCCCGGCAGGGCTGGCGGCCGGACGGCTCCCGTCGTCCCGGACCGCTCGGCCGGGACTACGTTCGACTGCGGTTGACCATCCCCTGTTGA
- a CDS encoding thymidine phosphorylase has protein sequence MAMDAISVIRTKRDRGELSDEQIDWVIDAYTRGEVADEQMSALAMAILLNGMNRREIARWTAAMIASGERMDFSSLSRPTADKHSTGGVGDKITLPLAPLVAACGAAVPQLSGRGLGHTGGTLDKLESIPGWRALLSNEEMLSVLDGTGAVICAAGDGLAPADKKLYALRDVTGTVEAIPLIASSIMSKKIAEGTGSLVLDVKVGTGAFMKTIEDARELASTMVGLGNDHGVKTVALLTDMSTPLGLTAGNALEVRESVEVLAGGGPADVVELTIALAREMLEAAGVRAADPAKALADGSAMDVWRRMIAAQGGDPDAALPVAREQHVVTAPSSGVLTRLDAYDIGVAAWRLGAGRARKEDPVQAGAGVELHAKPGDTVTAGQPLLTLHTDTPERFEYALQSVAGSYDIAAAGTDFTASPVVLERIA, from the coding sequence ATGGCCATGGACGCCATCTCCGTCATCCGCACCAAGCGGGACCGCGGTGAACTCAGCGACGAGCAGATCGACTGGGTCATCGACGCGTACACCCGCGGGGAGGTCGCCGACGAGCAGATGTCCGCGCTCGCCATGGCGATCCTGCTCAACGGCATGAACCGCCGGGAGATCGCCCGCTGGACGGCCGCGATGATCGCGAGCGGCGAGCGCATGGACTTCTCGTCCCTGTCCCGCCCGACGGCCGACAAGCACTCCACGGGCGGCGTCGGCGACAAGATCACCCTCCCGCTCGCGCCCCTGGTGGCGGCCTGCGGGGCCGCCGTCCCTCAGCTCTCGGGCCGCGGCCTCGGCCACACCGGCGGCACCCTGGACAAGCTGGAGTCGATCCCCGGCTGGCGCGCGCTGCTGTCGAACGAGGAGATGCTGTCCGTGCTGGACGGCACCGGCGCGGTGATCTGCGCGGCGGGCGACGGCCTGGCACCGGCGGACAAGAAGCTGTACGCGCTGCGGGATGTGACGGGCACGGTCGAGGCGATCCCCCTGATCGCGTCCTCGATCATGTCGAAGAAGATCGCGGAGGGAACCGGCTCGCTGGTCCTGGACGTGAAGGTCGGCACCGGCGCCTTCATGAAGACCATCGAGGACGCGCGCGAGCTGGCGTCCACGATGGTGGGCCTGGGCAACGACCACGGCGTGAAGACGGTCGCGCTCCTGACGGACATGTCCACCCCGCTCGGCCTTACCGCCGGCAACGCGCTGGAGGTCCGCGAGTCGGTGGAGGTCCTGGCCGGCGGCGGCCCGGCGGACGTGGTGGAACTGACGATCGCCCTGGCCCGCGAAATGCTGGAGGCGGCGGGGGTGCGTGCCGCCGACCCGGCGAAGGCCCTGGCCGACGGCTCGGCGATGGACGTCTGGCGGCGCATGATCGCGGCCCAGGGCGGCGACCCGGATGCGGCACTGCCGGTGGCGCGCGAGCAGCATGTGGTCACGGCCCCGTCGTCCGGTGTCCTGACCCGCCTCGACGCCTACGACATCGGCGTCGCGGCCTGGCGCCTGGGCGCGGGGCGTGCGCGTAAGGAAGACCCGGTGCAGGCGGGCGCGGGCGTCGAGCTGCACGCCAAGCCGGGCGACACGGTGACGGCGGGCCAGCCCCTGCTGACCCTGCACACCGACACCCCGGAGCGCTTCGAGTACGCGCTGCAGTCGGTGGCGGGTTCTTACGACATCGCGGCGGCGGGGACGGACTTCACGGCTTCGCCGGTGGTGCTGGAGCGGATTGCCTGA
- a CDS encoding ABC transporter permease, whose translation MKKFDKERVLLAVAGPVIALAVAFVLTAIVLVASGKSPVEPYTLMFEQIGFSDIQVLVINQASMYYIAALAVAIGFRMNLFNIGVDGQYQLAAMMAAIVGAHMNLPAAIQIPLLLLTAVFTGAFWSGIAGVLKVTRGVSEVVATIMLNAIATSVIAYLWLPNVFGVKVGNNNTTGEMHESGWVPGIDMGDAGEIYGLVFLAVLLGIGYWVVLNRTRFGFDLRASGASQTAAAASGVDPGRMVLTAMLLSGGIAGLAGLPILLGDTHTYSLNFPTGIGFLGIGIALLGRNSPVGIAFAALLWAWLDKASPELDFHGYDKEIAVIMQGLIVLSVVVSYEAVREWGLRRQQRQVGAELAAGHVLGGDNNTTKEVAGR comes from the coding sequence ATGAAGAAGTTCGACAAGGAGCGCGTGCTCCTCGCGGTGGCCGGACCGGTCATCGCGCTCGCCGTGGCCTTTGTGCTCACCGCGATCGTGCTGGTCGCCTCGGGCAAGAGCCCGGTCGAGCCGTACACCCTGATGTTCGAGCAGATCGGCTTCTCGGACATCCAGGTGCTGGTCATCAACCAGGCGTCGATGTACTACATCGCGGCCCTGGCGGTGGCCATCGGCTTCCGGATGAACCTGTTCAACATCGGCGTGGACGGCCAGTACCAGCTCGCCGCCATGATGGCCGCCATCGTCGGCGCCCACATGAACCTGCCGGCCGCGATCCAGATCCCGCTGCTGCTCTTGACCGCCGTCTTCACCGGCGCCTTCTGGTCCGGCATCGCCGGTGTCCTCAAGGTCACCCGCGGCGTCAGCGAGGTCGTCGCGACGATCATGCTGAACGCGATCGCCACCTCCGTGATCGCCTACCTGTGGCTGCCGAACGTCTTCGGCGTCAAGGTCGGCAACAACAACACCACCGGCGAGATGCACGAGTCCGGCTGGGTCCCCGGCATCGACATGGGCGACGCCGGTGAGATCTACGGCCTGGTCTTCCTCGCCGTGCTGCTCGGCATCGGCTACTGGGTCGTCCTCAACCGCACCCGCTTCGGCTTCGACCTGCGCGCGTCCGGCGCCTCGCAGACCGCCGCCGCGGCCAGCGGCGTGGATCCGGGGCGCATGGTCCTGACCGCCATGCTGCTCTCCGGCGGCATCGCGGGCCTGGCCGGTCTGCCGATCCTGCTCGGCGACACCCACACCTACAGCCTGAACTTCCCCACCGGCATCGGCTTCCTCGGCATCGGCATCGCCCTGCTCGGCCGCAACAGCCCCGTCGGCATCGCGTTCGCCGCCCTGCTGTGGGCCTGGCTCGACAAGGCCTCGCCCGAGCTGGACTTCCACGGATACGACAAGGAGATCGCGGTCATCATGCAGGGCCTGATCGTGCTCTCGGTCGTCGTCTCGTACGAGGCCGTCCGCGAGTGGGGCCTGCGTCGCCAGCAGCGCCAGGTCGGCGCCGAACTGGCCGCCGGTCACGTCCTCGGCGGCGACAACAACACCACGAAGGAGGTGGCTGGCCGATGA
- a CDS encoding class I SAM-dependent methyltransferase: MRPVTADFLEATRASYDAIAPAYTDRFSDWPADSPTLDRSLVTAFAELAREHAPAPVADLGSGPGSVTAHLHALDVPVFGVDISPRMVALARRAHPQLRFHVGSMTALDLPDETLGGILALYSVIHVPDDHLPRAFAEFHRVLRPGGHVLLAFQSGDTDDRTHLSERFGEEISLDCYWRTPDTMADALTKAGIRPQARVLREPLGEEKRPRAFLLARRAA, encoded by the coding sequence GTGCGCCCCGTGACCGCGGACTTCCTGGAGGCCACCCGGGCCTCGTACGACGCCATCGCCCCCGCCTACACCGACCGCTTCTCCGACTGGCCCGCCGACAGCCCCACCCTGGACCGCTCGCTGGTCACCGCCTTCGCCGAGCTGGCCCGCGAGCACGCCCCGGCCCCCGTCGCCGACCTCGGCAGCGGACCCGGCTCCGTGACCGCGCACCTCCACGCCCTCGACGTCCCGGTCTTCGGCGTCGACATCTCTCCGCGCATGGTGGCCCTGGCCCGCCGCGCCCATCCCCAACTCCGGTTCCACGTGGGCTCGATGACGGCGCTGGACCTGCCGGACGAGACACTCGGCGGAATCCTCGCCCTGTACTCGGTCATCCATGTCCCCGACGATCACCTGCCCAGGGCGTTCGCCGAGTTCCACCGCGTGCTGCGGCCCGGCGGCCATGTCCTGCTCGCCTTCCAGTCGGGCGACACCGATGACCGTACGCACCTCTCGGAGCGCTTCGGCGAGGAGATCTCGCTCGACTGCTACTGGCGCACCCCCGACACCATGGCTGACGCCCTGACCAAGGCCGGCATCCGGCCCCAGGCCCGTGTCCTGCGCGAACCGCTGGGCGAGGAGAAGCGGCCGCGGGCGTTCCTGCTGGCGCGGAGAGCGGCGTAG